One Plasmodium coatneyi strain Hackeri chromosome 14, complete sequence genomic window carries:
- a CDS encoding Ubiquitin-activating enzyme e1 has translation MQQKNPPLKKQRTYESVNIEEMEGKREAPEGCNLVAKKENEQIDADLYSRQLGTYGFELMNKLIKLNILIVNVKSVGLECAKNLILSGPKSVCIYDNDLCQMSDVGANFFIGEEDVSNKLTRSDAVIKQLKELNSYVHIYNHKGELDEKFLQSFDVVVCCDLSHTHLVKYSKMVRNISLTKKIAFLCCNIYGLCGYLFVDFGKGFVCYDKDGENTKSCNISKISKATKGVVSFDFDKGAPFEKGDYIKFTNVEGMTQINNKIYKIEDMQKYTFTIGDTSHFEEYLKGGECTQVKSHLRMDFQPYDFVCTNPLAWDGAATEQLATDCIPTVFDETIYEDVPPPQSFLISDYAKCDMSNQLHYAIQGLKNYEAENNNVLPQNWEEEAFEKVFQIAVQLNEADKQAKKTYAVEEVKKDVVLKVAKYCTAHLAPVASFFGGLLAQEVIKYTGKYMPIYQLLYVDFFECITLGGEKDTGIKNDDIAKENSKNDNVITVFGKAFQKRLNELNVFLVGSGALGCEYAKLFSLLDMCSAKHKGKLTITDNDNIEVSNLNRQFLFRRENVGKSKSLVASGIIKEKNPNMDVQSLETKVGPENEHIFNETFWTKQHMIVNALDNIQARQYVDNKCVWYSKPLFESGTLGTKGNVQIILPFLTQSYNDSYDPPEDSIPLCTLKHFPYDIVHTIEYARDIFQGLFYNTPLSLQEFLKDKKEYIKKVEEEGNNASLLETLQNVLTTLREVSKECNFKFCVKKAVDLFHTNFVNQIEQLLYSFPLDYKLASGEFFWVGQKKPPQVISFDLSNDFVKEFLFSTSNLFAQVYNIPQCYDLKYILDVASQIEVKPFQPKRVKVKMDEKNLNNISISFMDDEKLIHDFCEELLNIDCQHVKVSPIEFDKDEETNMHVNFIYSFANLRAINYKIETCDKLKAKIVAGKIIPALATTTSIITGLVGMELLKYVNYCGYLQMYVKATEEEKKQMKDLLSYFKNAFINTALPLILFSEPMPPIKMRDKEYDELMKGPIKAIPNGFTSWDKIEIHIVNGTIKNLIDHINDQYNIEVNLISVGNACLYNCYLPAHNKERLNKPIHTIYSEITKQKLLDDKNYIVVEASCSDQDLVDVLIPSIKFIYK, from the exons ATGCAACAGAAAAATCCTCCCCTG AAAAAACAGCGAACGTACGAATCCGTGAACATCGAggagatggaaggaaagagggaaGCCCCGGAAGGCTGCAACCTGGTGGccaagaaggaaaacgaaCAGATAGATGCAGATTTGTATTCCAGACAGTTGGGAACATACGGTTTTGAATTAATGAACAAACTGATTAAGCTTAACATCCTCATCGTGAATGTAAAAAGTGTTGGCTTGGAATGTGCAAAGAATTTAATTCTGTCCGGACCCAAGtctgtgtgtatatacgACAATGACCTCTGCCAAATGTCCGACGTCGGGGCGAATTTCTTCATCGGTGAGGAAGACGTATCGAACAAACTAACCCGAAGTGATGCAGTGATAAAGCAACTGAAGGAACTGAATAgctatgtgcatatatacaaccATAAAGGAGAGTTGGATGAGAAATTTCTCCAATCCTTCGATGTGGTTGTATGTTGTGATTTAAGTCATACCCATTTGGTGAAGTACAGCAAAATGGTCAGAAACATTTCGCTTACTAAGAAGATCGCTTTTCTGTGTTGTAATATTTATGGCTTGTGTGGGTATCTCTTTGTAGACTTTGGAAAAGGCTTTGTCTGTTACGATAAGGATGGGGAGAATACTAAGTCTTGCAACATTAGTAAAATAAGCAAGGCTACTAAAGGAGTGGTCTCCTTCGACTTTGATAAGGGGGCCCCCTTCGAAAAAGGAGACTACATTAAATTCACCAACGTAGAAGGAATGACCCAAATAAACAACAAAATATACAAGATAGAagatatgcaaaaatatacgttTACCATTGGGGACACGTCTCATTTTGAGGAATACTTGAAGGGGGGGGAGTGCACGCAGGTGAAGAGTCACCTCAGGATGGACTTCCAGCCGTACGattttgtgtgcacaaatCCCTTAGCTTGGGATGGGGCGGCAACAGAACAATTGGCAACCGACTGTATTCCAACCGTATTCGACGAGACGATCTACGAAGATGTGCCCCCCCCGCAGTCCTTCCTCATTTCCGACTACGCCAAGTGTGATATGAGCAACCAGCTGCATTACGCCATTCAGGGATTGAAAAATTACGAAGCGGAAAATAACAATGTGTTGCCACAGAATTGGGAAGAGGAGGCCTTCGAGAAGGTGTTTCAAATTGCGGTTCAGCTGAACGAGGCAGACAAGCAAGCGAAGAAGACGTATGCTGTAGAGGAGGTGAAAAAGGATGTAGTGTTGAAAGTGGCAAAATATTGTACAGCTCACCTTGCACCAGTAGCTTCCTTCTTTGGGGGGTTACTAGCACAGGAggtaataaaatatacagGCAAATATATGCCCATATATCAACTGCTTTATGTGGACTTTTTCGAGTGCATCACACTTGGCGGGGAAAAGGACACCGGTATTAAAAACGATGACATCGCTAAGGAGAATAGCAAAAACGATAACGTCATTACCGTGTTTGGGAAAGCCTTCCAGAAGAGACTGAACGAATTGAATGTATTCCTTGTCGGATCTGGAGCGTTAGGATGTGAATACGCCAAGCTGTTTTCGCTACTAGATATGTGCTCAGCCAAACATAAGGGAAAACTAACCATAACGGATAACGATAACATAGAAGTGTCCAACTTGAATAGACAGTTCCTTTTTAGAAGAGAAAATGTGGGAAAATCAAAATCGCTAGTTGCATCTGgaataataaaggagaagaaccCAAACATGGATGTACAATCGCTGGAGACGAAGGTTGGACCAGAGAAcgaacacatttttaacgaGACCTTTTGGACGAAACAACACATGATCGTAAATGCTCTGGATAACATTCAAGCGAGACAATACGTAGACAACAAATGTGTTTGGTATTCTAAACCTTTGTTCGAATCGGGtaccttaggaacaaagggaaatgtgcaaattatTTTACCGTTCCTGACTCAGTCGTATAACGATAGTTATGACCCACCTGAGGATTCGATCCCTCTGTGTACTCTCAAACATTTTCCCTACGATATAGTGCATACGATTGAATATGCAAGGGATATTTTCCAGGGGCTCTTTTATAATACGCCTCTAAGTTTGCAGGAATTTTTAAAGgacaaaaaggaatacataaaaaaagtggaagaagaagggaacaaTGCATCGTTACTAGAGACGTTGCAAAATGTGTTGACCACCCTGAGGGAAGTATCCAAAGAGtgcaattttaaattttgcgTAAAAAAAGCAGTCGATCTATTCCACACCAATTTTGTTAACCAAATTGAGCAGCTGTTGTATTCCTTCCCATTGGACTACAAATTGGCTAGTGGGGAATTCTTTTGGGTTGGTCAGAAAAAACCTCCACAAGTAATATCCTTTGACCTAAGCAACGACTTTGTGAAGGAGTTTCTCTTCTCCACGTCGAACCTCTTCGCACAGGTTTATAACATCCCACAATGTTATGACTTGAAGTACATTTTAGATGTAGCTAGCCAAATTGAAGTGAAACCATTTCAGCCAAAAAgagtaaaagtaaaaatggatgaaaaGAACCTGAACAATATTTCCATCTCGTTTATGGATGacgaaaaattaattcaCGATTTTTGTGAAGAGCTCTTAAACATAGACTGTCAACACGTGAAGGTTTCTCCGATAGAGTTCGATAAAGATGAAGAGACCAACATGCACGTGAATTTTATTTACTCTTTTGCTAATTTGAGGGccataaattataaaattgaGACGTGCGATAAATTGAAGGCTAAAATTGTTGCGGGGAAAATTATTCCCGCCTTGGCCACCACCACGTCAATCATTACCGGCTTGGTGGGAATGGAACTACTAAAGTATGTGAATTATTGTGGATACCTGCAGATGTATGTGAAGGCAacagaggaggagaagaaacaaatgaaGGACCTACTgtcatattttaaaaacgcCTTTATTAACACTGCTCTTCCGTTGATCCTCTTCTCTGAACCCATGCCACCAATAAAGATGCGCGACAAGGAGTATGACGAACTTATGAAGGGTCCCATAAAGGCCATCCCCAACGGATTCACCTCCTGGGATAAAATAGAAATACACATAG TGAACGGAACTATCAAGAACCTCATCGACCACATAAACGACCAGTACAACATCGAAGTGAATCTGATCTCCGTGGGAAACGCCTGCCTGTATAACTGTTACCTGCCGGCACACAACAAGGAGCGCCTCAACAAACCAATCCATACAATCTACTCTGAGATCACCAAACAGAAGCTGCTCGACGATAAGAACTACATCGTCGTGGAGGCCAGCTGTAGTGACCAGGACCTCGTGGATGTCCTCATACCATCCATTAAGTTTATCTACAAGTGA
- a CDS encoding Ribosome biogenesis protein has product MEGKSSMQKKAAVGKKLNGGKHVIRGRRGGASHKMGKEMGKQKGRPNREGRGGAEMECGAPRNGKYYNPQMKGKATHSRFNSSMFRKGHRSGNMQGVAGKGKHKSGLHGGGRKSRNGAERYPYEGISTEEAANLDDENAPHTFSDAYYYENESSAASEGEPPMEQTNHAEETTSRKDPPINSDQQPTMDYVEYMNNLKKGEDPKGDEENTLDSPEGKEEVGRHVSGDEDQVSVGEDEKGIFKIFLLFSPLAITSIRNRSCVINADEHMSFLENQLKTVEDLLSNARSAKENSFLRTKVETIKNKLKNVRLDILFFTLLSLRDSVINKRGKLQIYVHTVNGLLIFVSPSFRVPRSFSLFKKVMLNLMLRNVVLDPDGRPLLKVLPEPVKHYVGSSVCIGISNMGFPADVKKLSKKIKETKNEYSFFLSLSTAFDITHFIESISKTDSECFPFDYIIRVSDLPLSTVAVCSKLTHFLNE; this is encoded by the exons ATGGAAGGGAAATCTTCAATGCAGAAAAAAGCAGCCGTCGGGAAGAAATTAAACGGTGGTAAGCATGTAATTAGAGGGAGGCGAGGAGGTGCCTctcacaaaatggggaaagagATGGGAAAACAGAAAGGAAGACCAaatagagaaggaagaggtggtGCAGAGATGGAGTGTGGCGCACCCAGGAATGGGAAGTATTATAACCCCCAGATGAAGGGGAAAGCAACCCATTCAAGATTTAACAGTAGCATGTTCCGAAAGGGTCATCGAAGTGGTAACATGCAAGGTGTAGctggaaagggaaagcaCAAGAGTGGCCTccatggaggaggaagaaaaagtagaaatggCGCAGAAAGGTACCCCTATGAGGGGATATCTACAGAGGAAGCGGCAAATCTGGACGATGAAAATGCTCCTCACACATTTAGTGATGCGTACTACTACGAAAACGAGAGCTCGGCGGCAAGCGAGGGAGAACCCCCCATGGAGCAAACGAACCATGCAGAGGAAACAACAAGTCGAAAGGACCCACCTATTAACAGTGACCAACAACCGACCATGGATTACGtggaatatatgaacaacctcaaaaagggagaagatCCAAAAGGTGATGAAGAAAACACATTGGACTCtcctgaagggaaggaagaagttggtAGACACGTATCCGGTGATGAGGATCAAGTATCAGTTGGTGAggatgaaaaaggaattttcaaaattttccttctgttctcCCCGCTCGCTATTACAAGCATAAGAAACAGAAGCTGCGTTATAAATGCTGATGAGCACATGTCATTTCTGGAGAACCAATTAAAGACAGTGGAGGATTTACTGTCCAATGCAAGGAGTGCAAAGGAGAATTCGTTCCTCAGGACCAAAGtggaaacaataaaaaataaactgaaGAACGTACGGTTggatattcttttttttactttgctATCTTTACGAGACAGTGTTAttaacaaaagggggaagctgcaaatatatgtgcatacagtTAACGGGTTACTAATTTTTGTGTCCCCATCATTTCGCGTACCTCGaagtttttccctttttaaaaaggtcaTGTTAAATTTGATGCTGCGGAATGTCGTGCTCGACCCGGACGGGCGTCCACTGTTGAAGGTTCTCCCCGAGCCGGTCAAGCACTACGTGGGGTCCTCCGT CTGCATCGGAATTTCAAACATGGGTTTTCCCGCAGATGTTAAGAAGCTATCCAAAAAGATAAAGGAGACAAAGAAcgaatattcctttttcctttctctgtCCACCGCATTTGATATAACACACTTTATCGAATCCATTTCCAAGACTGATTCTGAGTGTTTCCCCTTCGACTACATCATTCGCGTGTCGGACCTCCCTCTATCCACAGTTGCCGTTTGTTCCAAGCTAacgcattttttaaatgaataa